The Anolis carolinensis isolate JA03-04 chromosome 1, rAnoCar3.1.pri, whole genome shotgun sequence genome window below encodes:
- the gzf2 gene encoding GDNF-inducible zinc finger protein 1 — METKKVLMKSNVAASNLLRSLHSLYQFGHFCDVRIHTDQPGMQEEFFVHKAVLAASSNYFKCLFLSDEMLNAKDCEVTLQDVHAEAFASFLRFVYTTEVEIEADGLQQIKEVAERFECQDLLTVLEEMKNADGDSDLSVPLRRCKTGWSQTEQTEPPHILSAPMKKNLWDRKKHAKLSTSWDNNEGKAEHSSEEETALVKSEDEMATTTGLNEADLLQDPIIIDTSKEENKINHPSANQVVLKEAVIVLNRIMPGQKGVHEETKFGKTTHNVSEALSEIYACDQCNRSFPFAKQYQSHMELEHDIHVVVKHSCNMCDQLFASSQNLRQHKLTVHNSEQCFPCLLCDKRFKRQKDVNDHIRRVHEKKRNPQRCPYCDKIISSRTGLTVHIRTHTGEKPYQCQYCPARFAQRSAFNTHVRKIHESRQDRKPLSGYWMIAPPTKRDNVVKDGETGMNSKAAHEVASTVLQRLIVGKDTQVPEGECRNSPAMKMDSGNKEGSPEDSAEMSIKSDEDVTVVVEGSVEGEGDCEEEWDGSHESDEMSSANIDDDSDYLDAEENKSDVDDMVRKTNQDKPVKKSAYVITCTKCAETFTSRKKYVDHCKDVHNSLPGKAYQCEICNKSFASYNSCKEHRACVHTEDRQFSCTLCDATFKRKRDVRTHYIRKHEGRVKRPLCSVCGKILSSRTALVFHMRTHTGEKPYQCTICCSRFAQPSQLTIHTRSHTGEKPYICEDCGACFIDKGKLNSHKRTHTGERLFRCDVCGKHFSTNEYLKCHKRCHMGAKPYKCDVCGKSFGLRASLAQHSNVHAETPPYFCEQCGKTFTQQGALRRHQRIHTGEKPYKCRACERTFTDMSTLRRHVLVHDRNAHWRSFLIDLTAKKDHNWSKIETLSNSKEDSTPVWSD, encoded by the exons ATGGAGACAAAGAAGGTCTTGATGAAATCGAATGTTGCTGCTTCCAATCTCCTGAGATCATTGCATTCCCTTTATCAGTTTGGCCACTTCTGTGATGTGAGAATACACACAGACCAGCCAGGAATGCAGGAGGAATTTTTTGTTCACAAGGCTGTCTTAGCAGCTTCCAGCAATTACTTTAAATGCCTCTTTCTCAGCGATGAGATGCTGAATGCCAAGGATTGCGAGGTAACCCTCCAGGATGTTCATGCTGAAGCATTTGCCTCCTTCCTAAGGTTTGTCTACACGACGGAAGTAGAAATTGAAGCAGACGGATTGCAACAGATAAAAGAGGTTGCCGAAAGATTTGAATGCCAGGATCTGCTTACTGTGTTGGAAGAAATGAAGAACGCAGATGGTGACTCAGATTTGAGTGTCCCTTTGAGAAGATGTAAAACTGGTTGGAGTCAAACCGAACAGACTGAGCCGCCCCACATTTTGTCAGCACCTATGAAGAAGAACCTTTGGGATAGGAAGAAGCATGCAAAACTATCAACGAGCTGGGATAATAATGAAGGCAAAGCTGAACATTCTTCTGAAGAAGAGACGGCTCTTGTGAAATCTGAAGATGAGATGGCAACCACAACTGGTCTCAACGAGGCAGACCTTCTCCAAGATCCCATCATAATTGACACCAGCAAAGAGGAAAACAAGATCAACCACCCTTCAGCAAACCAGGTGGTCTTGAAAGAAGCCGTTATTGTTCTAAACAGGATAATGCCTGGCCAAAAGGGGGTTCATGAGGAAACCAAATTCGGGAAGACAACACACAATGTATCAGAGGCCTTGTCTGAAATATATGCATGTGACCAGTGCAATCGCTCCTTCCCTTTTGCCAAGCAGTATCAATCGCACATGGAGCTGGAACATGACATACACGTGGTTGTGAAGCACAGTTGCAATATGTGTGATCAGCTCTTTGCCAGTTCCCAGAACCTGCGGCAACACAAGCTCACTGTTCACAACAGTGAGCAATGCTTCCCCTGCTTGCTGTGTGACAAAAGGTTTAAACGGCAGAAGGACGTGAACGACCACATCCGGAGGgtgcatgaaaagaaaagaaatcctcaGCGGTGTCCATACTGCGACAAGATTATCAGCTCCAGAACTGGACTCACAGTTCACATTCGAACACACACGGGAGAAAAACCATACCAGTGTCAATACTGCCCAGCGAGGTTTGCTCAGAGATCTGCCTTTAATACTCATGTAAG AAAAATACATGAGTCCAGGCAAGACAGGAAACCCCTTTCAGGTTACTGGATGATAGCCCCACCAACAAAGAGAGACAATGTGGTGAAAGATGGTGAAACAGGCATGAATAGCAAAGCAGCGCATGAGGTAGCAAGTACAGTCTTGCAAAGATTAATTGTGGGCAAAGACACTCAGGTACCTGAGGGAGAATGTAGGAATTCACCAGCTATGAAAATGGACTCTGGCAATAAAGAAGGAAGCCCAGAGGACTCTGCTGAAATGAGTATTAAAAGTGATGAAGATGTGACTGTGGTTGTAGAAGGCAGTGTTGAAGGAGAAGGGGACTGTGAAGAAGAATGGGATGGCAGCCATGAGAGTGATGAAATGTCTTCAGCTAACATTGACGATGATTCAGATTATCTAGATGCAGAAGAAAACAAATCAGATGTAGATGACATGGTGAGGAAGACAAACCAAGACAAACCAGTGAAAAAATCTGCCTATGTTATAACTTGTACCAAGTGTGCCGAGACATTCACATCGCGGAAGAAATATGTCGACCACTGCAAAGATGTCCATAATTCCTTGCCTGGAAAAGCCTACCAGTGCGAAATTTGTAACAAGTCCTTTGCGAGTTACAACAGCTGTAAAGAGCACCGAGCCTGCGTCCACACAGAAGACAGGCAGTTTTCATGCACCCTCTGTGACGCCACCTTTAAAAGGAAGAGGGATGTGAGGACGCATTACATCCGGAAACACGAAGGGAGGGTGAAGCGTCCCCTCTGTTCGGTCTGCGGAAAGATCCTTAGTTCCAGAACTGCACTGGTATTCCACATgcggacccacacaggagagaagccgtaTCAGTGCACCATTTGCTGCTCAAGATTTGCTCAACCTTCACAGCTCACGATTCACACCAG GTCCCATACAGGGGAAAAGCCTTATATCTGTGAGGACTGCGGGGCATGCTTTATTGATAAAGGCAAGCTTAATAGTCACAAGAGAACGCATACAG GAGAGCGTCTCTTCCGATGTGATGTGTGCGGAAAGCATTTTTCTACCAATGAATATTTGAAATGCCACAAGCGCTGCCACATGGGAGCCAAGCCATATAAATGTGATGTGTGTGGGAAAAGCTTTGGTCTGAGAGCTTCACTGGCCCAGCACAGTAATGTCCATGCAG AGACCCCTCCTTATTTCTGTGAGCAGTGTGGAAAGACATTTACTCAGCAAGGAGCCCTGAGGCGCCACCAGCGGATTCACACTGGTGAAAAGCCATACAAATGTAGGGCTTGTGAACGAACATTCACAGATATGTCTACCTTGAGAAGACACGTCTTG GTCCATGATCGGAATGCTCACTGGAGGAGTTTCTTAATAGACCTTACTGCCAAAAAAGACCATAACTGGTCCAAAATAGAGACCTTGTCTAATTCAAAAGAGGATTCCACTCCAGTTTGGTCTGATTGA